One genomic window of Terriglobales bacterium includes the following:
- a CDS encoding translocation/assembly module TamB domain-containing protein: MIPGEVEAPELPRRSRTRTLVLALLGMGLVFLFVGTAWYLTSAEFNSLVRKKVVAELERITGGQVELSAFHWNLSKLQFVARDLTIHGREAHGEIPFIHADLVLVRLKIISFFGGDLGLGHVGFEHPVIHVITYPDGSTNQPTPKFSSQTKGPAEHLFELAISRLDLRDGILLVNDRQIPFDFTAGDLTAAMDYSILGNRYDGSIHIGKLDTKLRNWRPFASVVHAEFSLWASRAELKSIRWASGSSRLVGNGSIGNFRQPTLKAALSGNLNLAELGTLMRAPQFRGGVLDLNGTFSYSGGQYASAGRVLVRDVDYAILPAHVHLSSAAADYSLDNDRLTVSAIHGRTMGGSITGDAQVVNWRSGATLHEKSAALRSSVAAQSKAAALEQQGSASLQLGGLSLEGLADVFSTPTLAFKNLNLAGSASGGVKVSWHRSPQYADATMNLSFAPSAHPTPAQLPVGGGLRANYHAAAQVLELSQLTLSTPASRLSASGTLDPSAAHLKLTATTSDLAEWQAIAAVRGQHLPFLLHGPATFQGIASGNSAEPILAGHLQATNFESVVPPHTVPAPATLKRVHWDLLSTDLTVSPMAVSVRRGVLRRGRDQAEFDISAALHNFLFTIGNTFSARLAVHNSSLENLESLAGYNYPVTGVVNLSLNASGTLLDPHGNGQLRISNATIAGEPVDSLTADLLFANGEAQVNDIVLRRAPASVVGNAAYSLKTNGFRFNLQGSKFDLAKIRQLQTTRLSVEGELGFSAQGTGTPQAPVVNASLDLHNVLLDGESEGDFRADAVTHGANLHLAARSNFEHATLNVDGDVRLRDDFPANLTLNFSRLDIDPLLHAYLKGRITGHSSTVGTITLRGSLRRFRDLTMKGNVDQFSSDVENVKLQNSGPFRFALEQRTLTLESLHLVGNGTDVTASGSAQFSGERKVDLRADGQVNLTIIQTLNPNYLSSGLMMVRVRLDGTMDEPHPHGQVSIQNGAISYIDLPSGFNEINGTLAFNEDRLQIRSLSARTGGGMLNLGGFVAYNNKINFDLTAKGNDIRLRYPPGMSSTADLDLRLSGSPSGSLLSGNILVTRFAVNRDFDFAQYLARVKEAAVTSNPKSPLNNLKIDVHITTAPQLEVQTASAKLSGDADLRVRGTAATPVVLGRVNIAQGDISFNGTKYHMERGDITFANPVRIQPVLDLQATSRVRDYDITLGFHGPPDKLSMTYSSDPPLPPADIIALIAMGRTREDTAIQQQPGTNFTQSASSAILGEALAPSSSNRLEKLFGVGRIKVDPEAGVENNATGTRVTIEQQVSNNLTVTYITNVSQTSQQVVQAEFWLTRSISVIGLRDQNGVVSFDVRIRQRKK; the protein is encoded by the coding sequence ATGATCCCCGGCGAAGTCGAGGCGCCGGAGCTGCCCAGACGTTCCCGCACCCGGACTCTGGTGCTGGCCTTGCTGGGCATGGGCCTTGTTTTTCTGTTCGTCGGCACCGCCTGGTACCTGACCAGTGCGGAATTCAATTCTCTGGTAAGGAAGAAGGTAGTAGCCGAACTGGAGCGCATCACCGGCGGCCAGGTTGAGCTTTCTGCGTTTCACTGGAACCTTTCCAAATTGCAATTTGTGGCTCGGGACTTGACGATCCATGGCCGCGAGGCCCATGGGGAAATCCCCTTTATTCATGCCGATCTCGTCCTGGTGCGTCTGAAGATTATTTCCTTCTTTGGCGGCGACCTGGGCCTTGGTCATGTCGGCTTTGAACACCCTGTAATCCATGTGATCACGTATCCAGATGGCTCTACCAACCAGCCGACTCCCAAATTCAGTTCACAAACTAAAGGTCCCGCCGAGCATCTCTTCGAACTTGCTATCTCCCGTCTCGATTTACGCGACGGAATATTGCTGGTAAACGATCGTCAAATCCCATTCGATTTCACTGCCGGCGATCTAACCGCCGCCATGGATTACAGCATTCTGGGCAACCGCTATGACGGCAGTATTCATATTGGCAAGCTCGACACAAAGTTGCGCAACTGGCGGCCATTTGCGTCGGTGGTACACGCGGAGTTCAGTCTGTGGGCCTCGAGAGCAGAACTGAAGAGCATTCGATGGGCCTCGGGAAGTTCCCGGCTAGTCGGCAACGGCAGTATAGGAAATTTTCGTCAACCCACGTTGAAGGCCGCCCTCAGTGGGAACCTCAACCTTGCCGAGTTGGGCACGCTGATGCGCGCTCCGCAATTCCGCGGCGGAGTCCTGGATCTCAACGGTACTTTCTCCTACAGTGGGGGCCAGTATGCTAGTGCGGGCAGAGTACTGGTGCGTGATGTCGACTACGCCATCCTTCCCGCCCACGTTCACCTCAGTAGCGCCGCTGCGGATTACTCCCTCGACAACGACCGGTTAACCGTTTCCGCCATTCACGGGCGGACAATGGGAGGAAGCATAACGGGCGATGCGCAAGTGGTGAATTGGCGCTCCGGTGCAACCCTCCACGAGAAATCTGCAGCGCTGCGTTCCTCGGTGGCGGCACAAAGCAAGGCCGCGGCCCTCGAACAACAGGGCAGTGCCAGCCTGCAACTCGGAGGATTGTCCCTGGAAGGCTTAGCAGATGTGTTCTCTACGCCCACATTGGCATTTAAAAACCTCAATCTCGCGGGCAGTGCTTCCGGCGGGGTAAAAGTTTCCTGGCACCGCTCACCGCAATATGCAGACGCGACTATGAACTTGAGCTTCGCTCCTTCGGCGCATCCGACGCCTGCACAGCTGCCGGTGGGAGGCGGTTTACGGGCAAACTATCACGCGGCAGCACAGGTTCTCGAGCTCTCCCAACTTACGCTTAGTACTCCGGCCAGCCGCTTATCGGCAAGCGGTACCCTGGACCCTTCTGCTGCCCACTTAAAACTCACAGCGACGACTAGTGATCTTGCCGAATGGCAAGCCATTGCAGCTGTGCGGGGACAACATCTTCCTTTCTTGTTGCACGGACCGGCCACTTTCCAAGGGATTGCCAGTGGAAATAGCGCGGAGCCAATTCTGGCCGGACATTTGCAAGCCACGAATTTTGAGAGCGTAGTGCCCCCGCATACGGTTCCCGCACCAGCGACCCTCAAGCGGGTGCACTGGGACCTGCTCTCCACCGATCTGACGGTTTCCCCAATGGCGGTGAGTGTGAGACGTGGAGTGCTGCGGCGTGGTAGGGACCAGGCCGAGTTCGACATCAGTGCCGCTCTCCACAATTTCCTGTTCACTATCGGCAACACATTCTCCGCCCGCTTGGCCGTTCATAATTCCAGCTTGGAGAACCTGGAGTCGCTCGCCGGATACAACTATCCTGTGACGGGGGTGGTTAATCTTTCGCTCAACGCTTCTGGCACACTGCTCGATCCACATGGCAACGGCCAACTCAGGATCAGCAATGCCACCATCGCGGGCGAGCCCGTGGACTCCCTCACCGCTGATTTACTTTTCGCAAACGGCGAGGCGCAGGTGAATGATATTGTTCTGCGTCGCGCGCCGGCCAGCGTGGTCGGGAACGCGGCGTATAGCCTAAAAACCAATGGATTCCGCTTCAACCTGCAAGGGTCGAAGTTCGACCTCGCGAAGATCCGGCAACTCCAGACCACACGGCTGAGCGTGGAAGGCGAGTTGGGCTTTTCCGCACAAGGCACGGGTACTCCCCAGGCCCCAGTGGTGAACGCAAGCTTGGACCTGCACAACGTGTTGTTGGACGGTGAGTCCGAAGGCGACTTTAGAGCGGACGCAGTCACTCATGGTGCAAACCTTCATCTGGCTGCCCGATCCAACTTCGAACACGCAACTCTCAACGTGGATGGTGATGTCAGACTGCGCGACGATTTTCCCGCCAACCTCACTCTCAACTTTAGCCGACTCGATATTGATCCCTTGCTGCATGCTTACCTGAAAGGCCGCATTACCGGTCACTCTTCTACCGTGGGCACGATAACGCTGAGGGGCTCCCTACGCCGTTTCCGCGATTTAACTATGAAGGGGAACGTTGACCAATTCTCCTCTGATGTGGAAAACGTTAAGCTACAGAACAGTGGACCGTTCCGCTTTGCATTGGAACAGCGCACACTTACCTTGGAAAGTCTTCACCTGGTCGGTAACGGTACAGACGTTACTGCTTCCGGGTCGGCTCAATTCAGCGGCGAACGCAAGGTTGATCTGCGGGCAGACGGCCAGGTTAACCTGACCATTATTCAAACCCTGAATCCGAATTACCTCTCTTCAGGTCTCATGATGGTTCGAGTGCGGCTTGACGGAACCATGGATGAGCCGCACCCGCACGGACAGGTAAGCATTCAGAACGGCGCCATTTCCTACATTGACTTGCCCAGTGGCTTCAATGAAATCAACGGGACCCTGGCGTTCAATGAAGATCGTTTACAGATCCGCTCCCTCAGTGCCCGCACCGGTGGCGGCATGCTCAATCTGGGAGGTTTTGTCGCTTACAACAATAAGATCAACTTCGACCTCACAGCCAAGGGGAACGATATTCGGCTTCGCTATCCGCCTGGCATGAGTTCCACCGCCGATCTTGACTTGCGTCTGAGTGGATCGCCTTCGGGTTCGCTCCTCTCGGGCAACATCCTGGTCACGCGTTTTGCGGTAAACCGGGACTTTGATTTCGCTCAGTACCTGGCGCGTGTGAAGGAAGCGGCAGTTACTTCTAATCCCAAGTCACCGCTCAATAACCTGAAAATTGACGTGCATATCACCACCGCGCCGCAACTGGAGGTGCAAACTGCCTCGGCGAAGCTTTCCGGGGATGCTGACCTGCGAGTGCGAGGAACCGCAGCTACCCCGGTTGTTCTGGGCCGCGTCAATATTGCGCAGGGTGACATTTCCTTCAATGGCACGAAGTACCACATGGAGCGGGGTGACATCACTTTCGCGAATCCGGTCAGGATCCAGCCAGTGCTCGACCTGCAGGCTACATCCCGTGTCCGCGACTACGACATCACTCTTGGTTTCCACGGACCGCCCGACAAGTTGAGCATGACCTACAGTTCCGATCCACCACTGCCCCCGGCTGACATTATTGCGCTGATCGCCATGGGACGTACCCGCGAGGACACCGCCATACAACAGCAGCCCGGCACCAATTTCACCCAAAGCGCCTCCAGCGCGATTCTTGGCGAAGCTCTCGCCCCGAGCAGCAGCAATCGTCTGGAGAAGCTGTTTGGGGTGGGCCGAATCAAGGTAGATCCAGAGGCAGGGGTCGAGAACAACGCCACCGGTACGCGGGTCACAATAGAGCAGCAGGTGTCGAATAATCTGACCGTAACCTACATCACGAACGTCTCCCAGACCTCGCAACAAGTAGTCCAGGCAGAGTTCTGGCTTACACGGAGTATATCCGTGATCGGTCTCCGCGATCAGAACGGCGTGGTCAGCTTCGATGTGCGGATCCGGCAGCGGAAGAAGTAA
- a CDS encoding SurA N-terminal domain-containing protein, which translates to MRTRFFQIALALLVTAAPTFAGQVVERIVATVNGHPILQSDWDEAVRYEAFVNHRSLDSFTPQDRKATLDRMIDQELLREQLKDSEQEQVPAQQIEERLREIRKTYLGAQDGSAWNADLAKYALSEPVLRQHIRLQFDLTHLVESRLRPNVHVDRDSIEAYYREKLLPQLRKSGVHEVPLAEASPRIRDLLAQQRMDELLNAWIRDLRQQGRIRVPSALEEGVAVR; encoded by the coding sequence ATGCGCACGCGCTTCTTCCAAATCGCACTGGCTCTTCTGGTGACTGCTGCGCCAACCTTCGCCGGCCAGGTTGTGGAGCGCATTGTGGCCACCGTCAATGGTCACCCGATTCTACAAAGCGATTGGGATGAAGCTGTCCGATACGAGGCATTCGTCAATCACCGTTCGCTGGATAGCTTTACTCCTCAGGACAGAAAAGCCACTTTGGACCGCATGATTGATCAGGAACTGCTGCGGGAGCAGTTGAAGGATTCCGAACAGGAACAGGTTCCCGCTCAGCAAATAGAAGAACGTCTGCGAGAGATTCGCAAGACCTACTTGGGCGCTCAGGACGGGTCAGCGTGGAATGCAGATCTTGCAAAATACGCGCTTAGCGAACCAGTGTTGCGGCAGCACATCAGGCTGCAGTTTGATCTCACCCACCTCGTGGAGAGCAGGCTGCGTCCCAATGTGCATGTGGATCGAGATAGCATTGAGGCTTATTACCGCGAGAAACTCCTGCCACAGTTGCGGAAATCGGGGGTGCACGAAGTACCTCTTGCAGAGGCTTCCCCCAGGATAAGGGATCTGCTGGCACAACAGCGCATGGACGAGCTTCTGAATGCATGGATACGCGACCTGCGGCAACAGGGCCGTATCCGTGTGCCCAGTGCACTTGAGGAGGGAGTTGCCGTGCGATGA